The Pseudovibrio sp. Tun.PSC04-5.I4 DNA segment TCCAACTTGGACGGCCGATGTTCGAGCGTGTCAGTGCGACCTGAGTTCAACGGGTAAGGGCCAGCTGTAAGCTGAATTTTCTTTCTGCAACACGGTCTCATTCTGCCCCCTACCGGACTCGACCCCTTTTATGTGTTCTCCTTCAACACGGCTTTGGCAATGCCGATCTCAGTGATTTTCGGCGCTTACTGAGCCAAATCGTCCTTCTGCCCATTTCGAAAACCACAGCACCGGGTAACAATAGATGAAGTAGAAAACCGCAATCAGGCCATAGATGAACATAATATCACCAGGCATGCGCATGATCGCGACTTCCCCCTGCCGTGTTAGTTCGGCGATACCAATCACCGAGAAGACAGCGGTGCTTTTGATGACGATAACATAGACACTGGCCATAGGCGGGATTGTCAATTTCAACGCCTGCGGGATGACGACATTGCGGTAGGTCTGTCCCCAGGTCATGCCAACCGAGCGGGCCGCTTCGCTTTGACCTCGGGGCACCACAAAGATGGCCGACGCAACGATTTCCGTCACGTAGCTGGAGGTGTAAAGCGACAGAGACACAATCGCGGCGGTATATCCGTCAAAGGACAGCCACGCAATTCCAAGTGATGGCAACACGAAGAAGATAATATAAAGCTGGACCAAATAAGGTGAGCCGCGCAGAATATGCAAGTATCCGTTAATCAATTTGTTGAGGAAAAAATACCCCAACGT contains these protein-coding regions:
- a CDS encoding amino acid ABC transporter permease, which gives rise to MDMIADKLSILQSLFPFLLKGLWMTFQISMISIIVGSLIGFCLGVTKTLGYFFLNKLINGYLHILRGSPYLVQLYIIFFVLPSLGIAWLSFDGYTAAIVSLSLYTSSYVTEIVASAIFVVPRGQSEAARSVGMTWGQTYRNVVIPQALKLTIPPMASVYVIVIKSTAVFSVIGIAELTRQGEVAIMRMPGDIMFIYGLIAVFYFIYCYPVLWFSKWAEGRFGSVSAENH